Proteins encoded in a region of the Bacteroidota bacterium genome:
- a CDS encoding alpha/beta hydrolase: MVPTTSTQTPGHNAGTDPLRAEATAFFLAQPVRYAVTSGAEVAYRRFGTGPPVVFVHGWPFNGFTYRALAYRLRNAHTCIVIDLPGTGESRWSARTDFSFPGQAATLAEMATGLGLDRYAVVAHDTGASIARHLADPGSGPGQAPGRARLDRLLLFNTEIPGHRPPWIPFYAQLVRVPGAHRLFAPLFRARAFRRSAMGFGGCYADPALLDGDFRRYILDPVIASPTKARGLAKYLQGLDWGRIDDFARLHPTLDLPVRLIWGAADPTFPVERGRAMSETFPACAGFTAIPRAKLLVYDEFAEAVHPHVAAFLAA, encoded by the coding sequence ATGGTACCTACGACCTCGACCCAGACACCGGGCCACAACGCGGGTACGGACCCGCTGCGCGCCGAGGCGACGGCGTTCTTTCTCGCCCAGCCCGTGCGCTACGCGGTCACCTCGGGGGCCGAAGTCGCCTACCGCCGGTTCGGCACCGGCCCGCCCGTCGTGTTCGTGCACGGCTGGCCGTTCAACGGCTTCACGTACCGCGCGCTCGCCTACCGGCTGCGCAACGCCCACACGTGCATCGTGATCGACCTGCCCGGCACGGGCGAGAGCCGCTGGAGCGCCCGCACCGACTTCTCGTTCCCCGGTCAGGCTGCGACACTCGCCGAGATGGCCACCGGGCTCGGCCTCGACCGCTACGCTGTGGTCGCCCACGACACCGGCGCGTCTATCGCGCGGCACCTCGCCGACCCCGGATCCGGTCCGGGGCAGGCTCCCGGCCGCGCGCGGCTCGACCGCCTCCTGCTCTTCAACACCGAGATCCCCGGCCACCGGCCGCCGTGGATTCCGTTCTACGCCCAGCTGGTGCGGGTCCCCGGCGCGCACCGGCTCTTCGCCCCACTCTTCCGCGCCCGCGCCTTCCGTCGCTCTGCGATGGGCTTCGGCGGCTGCTACGCCGACCCCGCGCTCCTCGACGGTGACTTCAGGCGCTACATCCTCGACCCCGTCATCGCCTCGCCGACGAAGGCGCGCGGATTGGCGAAGTACCTCCAAGGCCTCGACTGGGGCCGCATCGACGACTTCGCGCGCCTGCACCCGACGCTCGACCTCCCCGTTCGCCTCATCTGGGGGGCCGCCGACCCAACGTTCCCCGTCGAGCGAGGCCGGGCGATGTCCGAAACCTTCCCTGCGTGCGCGGGCTTCACCGCAATTCCCCGGGCAAAGTTGCTGGTCTACGACGAGTTTGCCGAGGCTGTCCATCCGCACGTCGCGGCTTTCCTGGCGGCGTGA
- a CDS encoding aldo/keto reductase has protein sequence MQFRRLGNSGFLVSDLCLGTMIFGEAGPRSTGPEDATRMIHRFLGAGGNFIDTADGYAQGRSEEITGRAIKDRRDEVILATKVRFPTGPGKNDQGLSRHHIMHGVHASLRRLDTDVIDVLYVHCWDPFTPLDETMRALDDLVRQGDVRYLGVSNFKAWQVMKALTISDARSTDRFIAGQYQYSLVQRDIEYEFEDLFVSEGIGLVPWGPLGGGFLSGKYQRGERPTEGRIATASEEQAESWERRSVGRNWDTLDVVGHVAEARGASYAQVALAWLRAKPWVSSVILGARTMAQLDDNLGAAALDLTPEEVAALDAASVLPELYPYVMIDTYGQRTL, from the coding sequence ATGCAATTTCGACGCCTCGGCAACAGCGGCTTCCTCGTCTCCGACCTGTGCCTCGGCACGATGATCTTCGGCGAGGCCGGGCCGCGCAGCACGGGTCCTGAGGATGCCACGCGCATGATCCACCGCTTCCTCGGCGCGGGTGGCAACTTCATCGACACGGCGGACGGCTACGCGCAGGGACGCTCCGAGGAGATCACCGGCCGGGCCATCAAGGACCGCCGCGACGAGGTGATCCTCGCGACGAAGGTGCGTTTCCCGACCGGCCCCGGCAAGAACGACCAGGGCCTCTCGCGCCACCACATCATGCACGGCGTCCACGCGAGCCTGCGGCGCCTCGACACCGACGTGATTGACGTACTCTACGTCCACTGCTGGGACCCCTTCACGCCGCTCGACGAGACGATGCGCGCGCTCGACGACCTCGTCCGTCAGGGCGACGTGCGCTACCTCGGCGTCTCGAACTTCAAGGCCTGGCAGGTGATGAAGGCGCTCACCATCAGCGACGCGCGCAGCACCGACCGCTTCATCGCCGGGCAGTACCAGTACAGCCTCGTCCAGCGCGACATCGAGTACGAGTTCGAGGACCTGTTCGTGTCTGAGGGCATCGGCCTCGTGCCGTGGGGGCCGCTCGGCGGCGGGTTCCTCTCGGGCAAGTACCAACGCGGCGAGCGCCCGACGGAGGGCCGCATCGCGACGGCATCGGAGGAGCAGGCCGAGTCGTGGGAGCGCCGCTCGGTAGGGCGCAACTGGGATACGCTGGATGTCGTCGGGCATGTGGCGGAGGCGCGCGGGGCGAGTTATGCGCAGGTCGCCCTCGCCTGGCTCCGCGCGAAGCCGTGGGTGTCGAGCGTCATCCTCGGCGCCCGCACGATGGCGCAGCTCGACGACAACCTCGGCGCGGCCGCCCTCGACCTCACGCCCGAGGAGGTCGCCGCCCTCGACGCGGCCAGCGTGCTGCCGGAGCTGTATCCCTACGTGATGATCGATACCTACGGCCAGCGCACCTTGTAG
- a CDS encoding alpha/beta hydrolase, with the protein MLRSPRFLSDLNGAVRLATDAVLGVTDLVEASHQAVWTVLGVPARVPGRTRGLTGHIYAAVRGTTHLVGHGAALAVDAAAEPSDVENPRLSVPTLRAVLNGVVGDYLSATGNPLATPMSLHVRGRPLVCESSLEAEEAPELFGVPESFDVPEATSRIALLVHGLCMDERAWDAAAQHEPEGSSHAEALEARGYTPVRVRYNTGRSIAENGRRLARLLSALCARWPAPVDEIAVVAHSMGGLVVRSALHHADALGCDAALGWRPYLRRVVCLGTPHHGAPLERLGGWVDAVLDLSPFTAPYARIGAVRSAGITDLRWGRVAGRVAPIPLPTDIAWYAIAGTLGDSVDEPAAPSPPGDSLGSRSWVETLVGDGLVPVASALGEDSRSDASLDIRASHRQLVTETGHLALLRSPEVTAWLVRWLGPTWGAVSVR; encoded by the coding sequence GTGCTTCGCTCTCCTCGTTTCCTCTCAGACCTGAACGGCGCCGTCCGGCTGGCGACGGACGCCGTCCTCGGCGTGACGGACCTCGTCGAAGCGTCGCATCAGGCGGTATGGACGGTGCTGGGGGTGCCGGCTCGCGTGCCAGGCCGGACGCGAGGCCTCACCGGACACATCTACGCCGCCGTACGAGGCACCACGCACCTCGTCGGGCATGGCGCTGCCCTTGCGGTGGACGCCGCTGCAGAGCCGAGCGATGTGGAGAACCCCAGGCTAAGCGTTCCAACTCTCCGGGCGGTGCTCAACGGGGTCGTCGGCGACTATCTCTCGGCAACGGGCAACCCGCTCGCAACGCCGATGTCGCTCCACGTACGGGGGCGGCCTCTGGTCTGCGAATCGTCGCTGGAAGCTGAGGAGGCGCCCGAGCTCTTCGGTGTGCCCGAGTCCTTCGATGTGCCCGAGGCGACCAGCCGGATTGCGCTCTTGGTCCACGGGCTATGCATGGACGAGCGAGCTTGGGACGCGGCCGCCCAACACGAGCCGGAGGGGTCCAGCCATGCTGAGGCCCTGGAGGCGCGGGGCTACACGCCTGTGCGGGTCCGCTACAACACGGGACGGTCCATCGCGGAGAACGGTCGCCGTCTCGCCCGGCTGCTCTCGGCGCTCTGCGCTCGCTGGCCCGCGCCGGTGGACGAGATCGCCGTGGTCGCCCACAGCATGGGCGGGCTAGTCGTTCGCAGTGCGCTGCACCACGCGGATGCCCTCGGGTGCGACGCGGCGCTAGGCTGGCGACCGTACCTGCGGCGCGTCGTGTGTCTCGGAACGCCCCATCACGGAGCCCCGCTGGAACGCCTCGGCGGCTGGGTCGATGCGGTGCTGGACCTCTCTCCGTTTACCGCGCCCTACGCGAGGATCGGTGCCGTGCGAAGCGCAGGCATTACCGATCTGCGCTGGGGGCGTGTAGCAGGCCGAGTGGCACCGATACCGCTACCCACGGACATTGCCTGGTACGCGATCGCTGGAACGCTGGGCGACAGCGTAGACGAGCCTGCAGCGCCCTCCCCCCCGGGTGACTCCCTGGGTTCTCGCTCATGGGTAGAGACCCTCGTGGGCGACGGCCTCGTTCCAGTCGCCAGTGCGCTCGGAGAGGATAGCCGTTCTGATGCAAGCCTGGACATCAGGGCGAGCCACCGCCAGCTGGTGACGGAAACGGGGCACCTGGCCTTGCTGAGAAGCCCTGAGGTCACGGCCTGGCTAGTACGCTGGCTCGGGCCAACGTGGGGCGCGGTGTCCGTTCGGTAG
- a CDS encoding T9SS type A sorting domain-containing protein codes for MLASTRALLCALSLLVAFPATAQIETLLRPASAAGDQFAFDLDIDGDRLLVGRPYDDTAGPEAGAALVYDYVNGAWSLSATLLPPTTTGFELAGSAVALDGDRAVLGGYFKDNYTGIVYVYERTGTAWSLTATLAPSDASAGQGFGYSLALDGDRLAISALGDDTGATDAGAVYVFDYANGAWSQTVKLAAAVPKQAATLGFSVDVDGPRVIAGAPIGVTTPGDGGAAYVFTETGNGWTEAILQASSQSIGDRVGQSVALDGTRAVVGAYNDDTVAVQAGAAYVFDLAGSTWSETAKLIGSVTHSYQQVGTAVAVAGDRIVVGAPSSTIRSEVGLAYVYDLDETWTETFRLAASDGQTADFHGFAVALSGDRIAVGAPFTDTGASTSGTAYVYDADGAIPMPAFIAADAVTIGKADALVGGLASNGAITLKKQSNGYSGSYDADVTATGAVTVEKRNVVEGNVTAGGLLTLDNAATVTGTAQGNAPVAPVALPSVGPFTAGTQNQTVNAGETLTLTPGSYRRVRVRDGGTLILLGSTYTFNELLVNRNATLILDVANGPMTLNVVTRFNIGADTEVRVVSFGGPDPRLSGNVTLNTTQTATLNIGARSNFLGTINAPSALVWVRTDASFRGAIAAREIKVNNRASLVEHGTPVAAPSAVVASADAAQDALPEVLTLDAYPNPVASSATLRFTLPEAGDIDLRVYDLLGRVVAEVASGTHEAGAHTATFDASALPSGVYLVRLQTPRGAVTQRLTRVR; via the coding sequence ATGCTTGCTTCGACCCGTGCGCTGCTCTGCGCGCTCTCCCTCCTGGTGGCGTTCCCCGCCACCGCCCAGATCGAGACCCTCCTCCGCCCGGCCTCCGCCGCGGGCGACCAGTTCGCCTTCGACCTCGACATCGATGGTGACCGCCTGCTCGTCGGGCGGCCCTACGACGACACCGCTGGGCCCGAGGCTGGGGCCGCGCTCGTCTACGACTACGTAAATGGCGCGTGGTCCCTCTCGGCGACGCTCCTCCCGCCGACCACGACGGGCTTCGAACTCGCGGGCAGCGCTGTCGCGCTCGACGGCGACCGGGCCGTCCTCGGCGGCTACTTCAAAGACAACTACACCGGCATCGTCTACGTCTACGAGCGCACTGGCACTGCTTGGTCGCTCACCGCGACGCTCGCGCCGAGCGACGCCTCTGCCGGGCAGGGCTTCGGCTACAGCCTCGCGCTCGACGGCGACCGCCTCGCCATCAGCGCCCTCGGCGACGACACCGGGGCGACCGACGCCGGCGCGGTCTACGTGTTTGACTACGCCAACGGCGCGTGGAGCCAAACCGTCAAGCTCGCCGCCGCCGTGCCCAAGCAGGCCGCCACGCTCGGCTTCTCCGTCGATGTAGACGGCCCTCGCGTGATCGCAGGCGCGCCCATCGGCGTGACGACGCCCGGCGACGGCGGTGCCGCCTACGTCTTCACCGAGACGGGGAACGGCTGGACCGAGGCCATCCTCCAGGCGTCCAGCCAGAGCATCGGCGACCGCGTCGGCCAGTCGGTCGCGCTCGACGGCACCCGCGCCGTCGTGGGCGCCTACAACGACGACACCGTGGCCGTCCAGGCGGGCGCAGCCTACGTGTTTGACCTCGCCGGGTCGACGTGGAGCGAGACGGCCAAGCTCATCGGCAGCGTGACGCACAGCTACCAGCAGGTTGGCACCGCCGTCGCTGTCGCGGGCGACCGTATCGTCGTCGGGGCGCCGTCGTCTACGATCCGTTCCGAGGTGGGTCTCGCCTATGTCTACGACCTCGACGAGACGTGGACCGAGACCTTCCGGCTCGCCGCGTCCGACGGACAGACCGCCGATTTCCACGGCTTCGCCGTCGCCCTGAGTGGGGACCGCATCGCTGTCGGGGCGCCGTTCACGGACACGGGCGCGTCGACGTCGGGGACGGCCTACGTCTACGACGCCGACGGCGCGATCCCGATGCCAGCCTTCATCGCCGCCGACGCCGTCACCATCGGCAAGGCCGACGCGCTCGTGGGGGGCCTCGCCTCCAACGGCGCGATCACGCTCAAGAAGCAATCGAACGGCTACAGCGGCAGCTACGACGCCGACGTCACGGCCACGGGCGCGGTGACCGTCGAGAAGCGCAACGTGGTCGAGGGCAACGTGACGGCGGGCGGGCTGCTCACGCTCGACAACGCGGCGACTGTGACGGGCACGGCGCAGGGCAACGCGCCCGTCGCGCCCGTCGCGCTGCCGAGCGTGGGGCCGTTCACGGCGGGCACGCAGAACCAGACCGTCAACGCGGGCGAGACGCTCACGCTCACGCCGGGGAGCTACAGGCGCGTGCGCGTCCGCGACGGCGGCACCCTCATCCTGCTCGGCAGCACCTACACCTTCAACGAACTGCTCGTCAACCGCAACGCGACGCTCATCCTCGACGTGGCCAACGGCCCGATGACGCTCAACGTGGTCACGCGCTTCAACATCGGCGCGGACACCGAGGTACGCGTCGTCTCGTTCGGTGGGCCCGACCCGCGGCTCTCGGGCAACGTGACGCTCAACACGACGCAGACGGCGACGCTCAACATCGGCGCGCGGTCGAACTTCCTCGGCACCATCAACGCGCCGTCGGCGCTGGTGTGGGTGCGCACCGACGCCTCGTTCCGCGGCGCCATCGCGGCGCGCGAGATCAAGGTGAACAACCGCGCCTCGCTGGTCGAGCACGGTACGCCCGTCGCTGCTCCGTCGGCGGTCGTCGCTTCGGCCGATGCTGCGCAGGACGCCCTGCCCGAAGTGCTGACGCTCGACGCCTACCCGAACCCCGTGGCCTCGTCGGCCACGCTCCGGTTCACGCTGCCCGAGGCGGGCGACATCGACCTGCGGGTCTACGACCTCCTCGGCCGCGTCGTCGCCGAGGTGGCGTCGGGCACGCACGAGGCCGGCGCGCACACCGCAACGTTCGACGCGAGCGCGCTGCCGAGCGGGGTCTATCTCGTCCGGCTCCAGACGCCGCGCGGGGCCGTCACGCAGCGCCTCACGCGTGTGCGCTAG
- a CDS encoding hydroxylase: protein MNVHYLEIVTPDVEAVCAHYATLHGVAFGDPVATLGGARTGSLADGGSVGVRAPMHDAESPVVRPYTLVDDIEAAVAAAGDAGAQVALPPMPLPGHGTCAIVILGGIECGLWQV, encoded by the coding sequence ATGAACGTCCACTACCTGGAAATCGTGACACCCGACGTCGAGGCCGTGTGTGCGCACTATGCCACGCTGCACGGCGTTGCCTTTGGCGACCCCGTTGCCACGCTCGGCGGCGCTCGCACGGGCAGCCTGGCCGATGGCGGATCGGTCGGCGTGCGCGCCCCCATGCACGACGCCGAGTCGCCCGTCGTCCGACCGTACACGCTCGTTGACGACATCGAAGCCGCAGTCGCTGCGGCTGGCGACGCTGGTGCTCAGGTCGCTCTGCCGCCCATGCCGCTCCCTGGACACGGCACCTGCGCGATCGTCATCCTCGGCGGCATCGAGTGCGGACTGTGGCAGGTGTAG
- a CDS encoding alpha/beta hydrolase: MIRTAFKALALAVGLAVLVLGVVIAIPVEPTIPAITPRAGTQYWTMPGDYRIAYTHLPADTTSETATSPKPPVVYLHGGPGGYIHSSAIDALRPLTALGHDVYLYDQIGSGLSDRLARPKDYTFLGHTEDLRVIVAEHLGGGPVVLIGQSYGGMLASYMAAHHPDLVARAILTSPGGIEPALFDEDGQWATGAAYPVPDSLTFREPADISHDAGLSSWPVRSIATVALATAFNVSLMPDDEADGVLNTVVSKITRGMVCDPAHVLPEEGGGGFYSHGWSNWYGDMDDWRPELAASPVPLLVLQGSCDYIPFASAYEHAALAPQGTYRFIEDAGHALFWDQPNAYLAEIRRFLEE, from the coding sequence GTGATCCGCACCGCCTTCAAAGCGCTCGCCCTCGCGGTGGGCCTCGCCGTCCTCGTGCTCGGCGTTGTCATCGCGATCCCCGTCGAGCCAACGATCCCCGCAATTACGCCGCGCGCAGGCACGCAGTACTGGACGATGCCTGGCGACTACCGCATCGCCTACACGCACCTGCCCGCCGACACCACGTCGGAGACGGCCACGAGTCCGAAGCCGCCCGTCGTCTACCTGCACGGCGGCCCTGGTGGCTACATCCACTCATCGGCCATCGACGCGCTGCGCCCGCTCACGGCGCTCGGGCACGATGTCTACCTCTACGATCAGATCGGCTCTGGCCTCTCAGACCGCCTCGCCAGGCCAAAGGACTACACCTTCCTCGGCCACACTGAAGACCTGCGCGTGATTGTGGCGGAGCACCTCGGTGGCGGGCCGGTAGTGCTCATCGGGCAGTCCTACGGCGGGATGCTGGCGTCGTACATGGCCGCGCACCACCCCGACCTCGTGGCCCGTGCGATCCTCACCTCGCCGGGCGGTATCGAGCCCGCGCTCTTCGACGAGGACGGCCAGTGGGCGACTGGGGCAGCCTATCCGGTGCCGGACTCGCTCACCTTCCGCGAGCCCGCAGACATCTCACACGACGCGGGGCTCAGTTCGTGGCCCGTGCGCTCGATCGCCACGGTGGCGCTGGCGACGGCATTCAACGTATCGCTGATGCCCGACGACGAGGCCGACGGCGTGCTCAACACGGTGGTCTCGAAGATCACGCGGGGGATGGTCTGCGACCCAGCCCACGTCTTGCCCGAGGAGGGCGGCGGTGGCTTCTACTCGCACGGCTGGAGCAACTGGTACGGCGACATGGACGACTGGCGCCCCGAGCTGGCAGCAAGCCCGGTACCGCTGCTCGTGCTGCAAGGCTCCTGCGACTACATCCCGTTCGCGAGCGCCTACGAGCACGCTGCGCTGGCCCCGCAAGGGACCTACCGATTCATCGAAGACGCTGGGCACGCGCTCTTCTGGGACCAGCCCAACGCCTACCTCGCCGAGATCCGCCGCTTCCTGGAAGAGTAG